A window of Kyrpidia spormannii genomic DNA:
CGACAAGGCCTGTTCCATGGCGGTAAACTGCTGGTAGTAATACTGACGTTTCTGGTCTAATTGCTGCTGCATCTCCGCCGCCTGGGTGTCGATCTCCCGGACCTGTTGACCGATCCAACTGTTGTCGACCAGGTCCGACGCGCTGCCCGCCTCTTGGCTGATCTGGTCGATGGCGGTATTGACCGCATTATAGAGTTTTGCGGCGATCCCGGCCCCCGGGCTGCTGGTATCCGTCACGCTCGAGGTCGGATTGGTGAACAGCCGCATCACCGCCTGGGGATCCGCCTGCACCGCCGCCCGGAGTTGATCTTCGTTCACGTGCAGTTGCCCATACTCCCACCAATCTCCCGTGGTGATGCCGATAGACGCCAAGCTGTTCAGGGTCACGGTCTGCCCGTTCACCGTGGAAGGCGCCTGTCCCTGAAGAACCGACCCGGCAATTCCCCGCAGGCTGTCGATAACATTCCCCAAAAGGGGGTCACTGGACAACATGCCACTTTTAGCCATTGTTTCCCATTTTGTAATCTGATCCTGGGTCATCTGGGACTTCTGATCGTCGGTGAGAGGCGGATAGTCGTAATTCCGTTTCTCGTGGTACAGATCGTTCATCGTCTTCATGAGGCTATTATACTTATCCACAAACCCTTCGATCGCTTTGACCACCGTATCCACATCGGTGGTGACCACCAAACTCGAAGAAACGGGGTTTCCGTTCGCGTCTTTCGCGGACACACCTTTGAGGGTCATCGTTACACCATTGTAGACCACGGTGTTGGTGGCACTGTACGACGTATAGCCATTGACGGTGTAGATGGCATCCTTCGCCGCGTTCGCACTGACACCCTGGAACCCGCCAAAGGCATTCCCGGGATCGCTGACCACCTCCACACTGATGGGCGAGTACAACGTGGGACCCGCCGCCCCACCGTTTACCGGCAAAAGTTTAAGATGCCCGGAGCCGTCATCCTGAGCCTGTACCCCCGTCACGGCGGTCTGACCGTTAATCGCAGTCACGATGTCCGAAAGAGTCTGCCCCGCCGAGAAATTGAAGGAAACTCCATTGATGCGCAAACTCGCATCTTTTGTAAGCGTCCCGATGGCGTTCACCGAGGCCACATTCCCTGCAGGATTCAGGTGAAACAGGCCCGCAAAGAGATTGTCGTTGTCCCCGCTGACGGAAATCTTCGCCCCGCTGCCCGTGGCCGTCGTTTGAAACACCACTTTGTCCTGGACGGCATCATAAAAAGCCGTCACCCCAGTCTTGGGATCGCTGCTGATCTTGGCCAACAACGTGTTCAACGTGTCCGTGGCCGGGTCGAAGGTCACCGTCTCCCCGTTGATCGTCACTTGGTGCGGCCCCGCCCCGGGGCTCCAACCTGTAGCCGTGCTCAACTGGTTCAGGGGCGCGTTCGGATTCAGTTGCGGCTTCCCCGCCGCCGTCAAGGCCGTTGCGGACGCAACTGTCACCCCCTGGGCCAACTGGCTCACCGAAACGGAATACGAAGCGGCCGGGGACGTGGCGGCCGCCGTGGCCGTCACCACCGAAGTGTCCGAGCTGGAAACCGTTTTCGCCAAAAACGTCGACTGCAGCTTCATCGAGAACAACTCATTGGTGCGAAAATCCAACAGCGCGCTGTTCACCTGACGGTAGTCGTCCTGTTTCCACTGCCACAGCTGCTTTTGTTGCATCAAGCGGTTCAGGGGGATACTTTCCGCCTGCATCATGGCTTTGACCATGCTGTCCGTGTCAATCCCGGAGGCCAAACCGGCAATGTGACTGTAGTCGATGGCATTGAATCCGCTTCCGGAGTTCGTCGACCCCGTCGCCCCGAGAATCATACCTGCACCCCCTAAATGGTCCGATCAAAGAATACGCCCAACACCGAGCGCATCTGTTCATCCATGGCAATGAGATCCCCCGGCGGAATCTGGCGGATGACCTCGCCGGTATCGTCCCGGATCACCC
This region includes:
- the fliD gene encoding flagellar filament capping protein FliD is translated as MILGATGSTNSGSGFNAIDYSHIAGLASGIDTDSMVKAMMQAESIPLNRLMQQKQLWQWKQDDYRQVNSALLDFRTNELFSMKLQSTFLAKTVSSSDTSVVTATAAATSPAASYSVSVSQLAQGVTVASATALTAAGKPQLNPNAPLNQLSTATGWSPGAGPHQVTINGETVTFDPATDTLNTLLAKISSDPKTGVTAFYDAVQDKVVFQTTATGSGAKISVSGDNDNLFAGLFHLNPAGNVASVNAIGTLTKDASLRINGVSFNFSAGQTLSDIVTAINGQTAVTGVQAQDDGSGHLKLLPVNGGAAGPTLYSPISVEVVSDPGNAFGGFQGVSANAAKDAIYTVNGYTSYSATNTVVYNGVTMTLKGVSAKDANGNPVSSSLVVTTDVDTVVKAIEGFVDKYNSLMKTMNDLYHEKRNYDYPPLTDDQKSQMTQDQITKWETMAKSGMLSSDPLLGNVIDSLRGIAGSVLQGQAPSTVNGQTVTLNSLASIGITTGDWWEYGQLHVNEDQLRAAVQADPQAVMRLFTNPTSSVTDTSSPGAGIAAKLYNAVNTAIDQISQEAGSASDLVDNSWIGQQVREIDTQAAEMQQQLDQKRQYYYQQFTAMEQALSQLNSQAGFFQSMMAGH